One window from the genome of Pseudoalteromonas sp. '520P1 No. 423' encodes:
- a CDS encoding FAD-binding oxidoreductase: MTYDPLISKNCADQPLPDSYWASTITYPPAENLLSQNQQVDVAIIGGGFTGLLTAYYLSTEYQIDCCVLEANQVGFGASGRNAGFVLKGSGRLSYSQMASKWDLDIAKGIYNEFSEAVSRVEGLIESHNIDCDKQENGYLKIAHNKKALSSLQAQSDFIAKNIGGNSEFISSEKLKSDFMINHEAYGALRLNDGFGINPLKLVLGYGDMVRKQGISIFEKTPVLDWQHNSDKHILTCPNGTVTAKQVVCAANAYNSQKTHQAIAQRYLPILSNIMVTRPLTELELQITGLKTNQVTMDTRTLKYYYRLLPDNRILFGGRGAVKGKNQDKAIYKQRLQAALGQCFPVLKNINIDYFWSGWIAAALDDMPHVFSNNNTAYSLGYCGSGVSFSAQAAYRLAQQIAKDKVPDLPLYNAPLPKFPFAQFRRLGQAAYYNYGWLKDKYL, encoded by the coding sequence ATGACATACGATCCGTTAATTTCAAAAAATTGTGCAGACCAACCTTTGCCTGATAGCTATTGGGCAAGTACCATAACTTATCCACCAGCTGAAAACCTTTTATCACAAAATCAACAAGTCGATGTCGCCATTATTGGCGGTGGCTTTACCGGGCTTTTAACAGCTTACTATCTAAGTACAGAATATCAAATTGATTGCTGTGTATTAGAAGCAAACCAAGTTGGCTTTGGTGCTAGCGGTCGAAATGCAGGTTTTGTACTTAAAGGCTCTGGACGTTTGAGTTACAGTCAAATGGCCAGCAAGTGGGATTTAGATATAGCTAAAGGCATTTACAATGAATTTAGCGAAGCCGTAAGCAGAGTTGAAGGTTTAATAGAGTCACATAATATTGATTGTGATAAGCAAGAAAATGGTTATTTAAAAATAGCACACAACAAAAAAGCACTGAGCTCTTTACAAGCGCAAAGTGACTTTATCGCTAAAAATATTGGCGGTAATTCAGAGTTTATTTCATCTGAAAAGCTTAAATCTGATTTTATGATAAACCATGAAGCTTATGGCGCATTAAGATTAAATGATGGTTTTGGTATTAACCCATTAAAATTAGTACTTGGCTATGGAGATATGGTTCGTAAACAAGGGATCAGCATTTTTGAGAAAACTCCTGTATTAGATTGGCAGCATAATAGCGATAAACATATTCTCACTTGTCCTAATGGCACAGTAACCGCTAAGCAAGTTGTATGTGCAGCTAATGCTTATAACAGCCAAAAAACACATCAAGCAATTGCGCAAAGGTATTTGCCAATTCTCAGCAATATAATGGTCACTCGCCCGTTAACTGAACTTGAATTACAAATAACAGGCCTTAAAACCAATCAAGTCACTATGGATACGCGTACTTTAAAATACTATTACAGATTATTGCCTGATAATCGTATTTTATTTGGCGGTCGAGGTGCTGTAAAAGGCAAAAATCAAGATAAAGCAATTTATAAACAACGATTACAAGCTGCATTAGGTCAATGCTTTCCAGTATTAAAAAATATAAATATTGATTACTTCTGGAGTGGTTGGATAGCAGCAGCATTAGATGATATGCCGCATGTTTTTAGTAATAACAATACCGCATATAGTTTAGGTTATTGTGGCTCAGGTGTTTCGTTTAGTGCACAAGCTGCTTATAGACTCGCACAGCAAATAGCTAAAGATAAAGTCCCTGATTTGCCTTTATATAATGCGCCTTTACCTAAATTTCCTTTTGCACAATTTAGACGTTTAGGCCAAGCAGCTTATTACAATTACGGTTGGTTAAAAGATAAGTATTTGTAG
- a CDS encoding GNAT family N-acetyltransferase → MDIKELAPEHYDAVIALGNLVHGDNYLDLESIKLIHQKSIKDNINASFIATENSQLLGFRLTYAPLNWQVDQWCSSELWQVPLDKTCYFKCNTVAEAARGKGIGRLLLAESVKAVKKQGGVAGASHIWMQSPGNSAFRYFTKAGGELIKVHPDRWLPDSLDHGYVCTICGNECHCDAAEMLLKF, encoded by the coding sequence ATGGATATTAAAGAATTGGCGCCTGAGCACTATGATGCTGTTATCGCATTGGGGAATTTAGTTCATGGCGATAATTATTTAGATCTTGAATCAATTAAATTGATCCATCAAAAAAGCATTAAAGATAATATAAATGCGAGTTTTATTGCTACAGAAAACAGCCAACTTTTAGGCTTCAGACTCACTTATGCACCATTAAACTGGCAAGTAGATCAATGGTGCAGCAGTGAACTATGGCAAGTACCACTCGACAAAACCTGCTATTTTAAATGTAATACCGTTGCCGAAGCTGCTCGCGGTAAAGGCATAGGCCGCTTATTATTAGCCGAATCAGTTAAAGCCGTAAAAAAACAAGGCGGCGTTGCAGGCGCAAGTCATATTTGGATGCAAAGCCCTGGCAACTCAGCATTTCGTTATTTTACCAAAGCAGGTGGAGAGTTAATAAAAGTCCACCCTGATCGCTGGCTACCCGATAGCTTAGATCATGGATATGTTTGTACAATTTGTGGTAATGAATGCCATTGTGATGCAGCTGAAATGCTATTAAAGTTTTAA
- a CDS encoding glutathione S-transferase family protein, translating into MQLFGSTSSPYVRRIRVLCHELDIQHEFINLNIFDEKDRQTLIELNPTRKIPMLKDGEQVIFDSNIIHRYLKHTFELAPLNWHQENQLTLINSCNDSLVEMLICQRSDLDTKQDSLFFNLQNERITEVLSVLNQQVMNKEFNSFDYPEISLYCLIDWIQFRELKDLSVYPALVHFWQSHQSRTSTQKNDPRL; encoded by the coding sequence ATGCAATTATTTGGTTCAACTAGTTCCCCTTATGTTCGTCGTATTCGCGTTTTATGTCATGAACTTGATATTCAACATGAATTTATTAACTTAAATATATTTGATGAGAAAGACCGTCAAACACTTATTGAGCTAAATCCAACACGCAAAATCCCTATGCTAAAAGATGGCGAACAAGTCATTTTTGATTCAAATATCATTCACCGTTATTTAAAACATACATTTGAATTAGCACCACTGAATTGGCATCAAGAAAATCAACTTACATTAATTAATTCATGTAATGATTCATTAGTTGAAATGCTGATCTGCCAACGATCTGATCTAGACACAAAACAAGATAGTTTATTCTTTAATTTACAGAACGAACGTATTACAGAAGTACTGTCAGTACTGAATCAACAAGTGATGAATAAAGAGTTTAACTCCTTTGATTATCCTGAAATCAGCCTATACTGTTTAATAGACTGGATACAATTTAGAGAGTTAAAAGATCTGTCAGTTTATCCAGCATTAGTGCATTTTTGGCAGTCTCATCAAAGCCGTACAAGCACACAAAAGAACGACCCAAGGTTGTAA